The following proteins come from a genomic window of Pirellula staleyi DSM 6068:
- a CDS encoding protoglobin domain-containing protein produces the protein MPRSRIHSRYRDLKRYVGFTDEDAERISAARPTLALHIPALVADFYAELQRHPDAVKVITGGPQQVARLQKTLHNWIEQFLTGPYDNHYVDARVNVGLRHVEIGLDQVYAAVAVARLRSGMIAAISSDAKLSPAQLSLTVQSINKLLDLDLAIISDVYEAEYVRRMQEAERERMQLLLHREKEFSEGLLAHAPAAVLVLDLEGVIQRFNPFFETLVGRSLDLLQGSDFIDACLMPEARKRARQELLAESLDEVVRQATFALEHPTGKLYEVRFSRATLRDPAGKPYAILLLGHDVTDLNMAQRRALEAERLAAIGQMSAGLAHEARNALQRIQAFCELLELEVESNASAVELVRRIQNAQGHMHRLFDEVRGYAAPVNLDCATCHPSEVWREAWELLQPQRSGRSAQLIEAPEGSATPWFVDRFRMVQVFRNLLENSLAACEDPVQVTISCTDTLWHDEPALRISVLDNGPGLSAEQKKRIFEPFYTTKTRGTGLGMAIATRLVEAHGGVIEVENRPLGSGAEIVVTVPLHPGQAMY, from the coding sequence ATGCCTCGTAGCCGAATTCATTCCCGCTATCGCGATTTGAAGCGATATGTGGGGTTTACCGATGAAGATGCTGAGCGGATTAGCGCAGCACGGCCGACGCTTGCCTTGCATATTCCCGCACTCGTAGCCGATTTCTACGCCGAGCTTCAGCGTCATCCCGACGCAGTGAAGGTGATCACCGGTGGGCCTCAGCAGGTGGCCCGTTTGCAGAAAACGCTCCACAACTGGATCGAGCAATTCCTAACCGGACCCTACGACAATCATTACGTCGATGCTCGTGTGAACGTTGGGCTGCGGCATGTCGAAATCGGACTCGATCAGGTCTATGCCGCTGTTGCTGTCGCGCGACTTCGCTCGGGAATGATTGCCGCGATCAGCAGCGATGCCAAACTTTCGCCGGCACAACTTTCTCTGACGGTGCAGTCGATCAATAAGCTGCTCGATCTCGATCTCGCGATCATCTCCGATGTCTATGAAGCCGAGTATGTGCGGCGGATGCAGGAAGCCGAACGCGAGCGGATGCAACTGCTGCTGCATCGCGAAAAGGAGTTCTCCGAGGGGCTGCTCGCGCATGCACCCGCTGCGGTGTTGGTGCTTGATCTCGAGGGAGTGATTCAGCGGTTCAATCCGTTTTTCGAAACGCTTGTTGGTCGCTCGCTCGATCTGCTCCAAGGGAGCGACTTTATCGACGCCTGTCTGATGCCCGAAGCTCGCAAACGAGCACGACAGGAACTACTCGCCGAGTCGCTCGACGAAGTGGTCAGGCAGGCCACCTTTGCTCTCGAGCATCCCACTGGCAAGCTTTATGAAGTTCGCTTTTCACGCGCCACCCTGCGCGATCCAGCAGGCAAGCCGTATGCCATTCTGCTGCTGGGACACGACGTAACCGACCTGAACATGGCCCAGCGCCGCGCGCTAGAAGCGGAGCGTTTGGCGGCCATCGGCCAGATGTCGGCTGGTCTCGCACACGAGGCTCGCAACGCGCTGCAGCGAATTCAGGCCTTCTGCGAACTGCTGGAACTCGAAGTCGAATCCAATGCCAGCGCCGTCGAGCTTGTTCGCCGTATTCAAAATGCCCAAGGGCACATGCATCGGCTGTTCGACGAAGTGCGGGGCTATGCCGCACCGGTAAATCTCGACTGCGCCACCTGCCATCCGAGTGAAGTGTGGCGAGAGGCGTGGGAACTTTTGCAGCCGCAGCGTTCCGGTCGCTCAGCGCAGCTGATTGAGGCCCCTGAAGGTAGCGCCACTCCCTGGTTTGTCGACCGTTTTCGGATGGTGCAGGTCTTTCGAAACTTGCTCGAGAATTCCCTCGCCGCTTGCGAAGATCCCGTGCAAGTCACCATCAGCTGCACCGACACCCTTTGGCACGACGAGCCCGCCCTTCGCATCAGTGTGCTCGATAACGGCCCGGGGCTATCGGCCGAGCAGAAGAAGCGAATCTTCGAACCGTTCTACACCACGAAGACCCGTGGCACAGGGCTCGGCATGGCCATTGCCACTCGCCTTGTCGAAGCGCACGGAGGGGTGATCGAAGTCGAGAATCGTCCCCTGGGATCGGGCGCTGAAATCGTGGTCACGGTGCCGCTCCATCCAGGACAAGCGATGTACTAA
- a CDS encoding universal stress protein, giving the protein MNVRKILFPTDFSEQGSAALAFASSLARDSKATLVIVHVEEPPIAYGADMYFGLDSVDRSLLWRKLGEVLPTDPAIPCIHRLAIGDPAGAIVRVAEEDACDLIVMPTHGRSGFSRLLMGSVAEAVVRLAKCPVLTIKTPVTQTVKENAPASPPLTNPQPSTI; this is encoded by the coding sequence ATGAACGTTCGCAAAATTCTGTTCCCCACCGACTTCTCTGAGCAAGGGTCTGCTGCACTCGCGTTCGCTTCGTCGCTCGCTCGCGACTCGAAGGCCACGCTTGTGATCGTGCATGTGGAAGAGCCGCCGATTGCTTATGGTGCCGACATGTATTTCGGTCTCGATTCTGTCGATCGTTCGCTGCTCTGGCGCAAGCTCGGCGAAGTCCTCCCTACCGATCCTGCGATACCTTGCATTCATCGACTTGCCATCGGCGATCCTGCCGGAGCCATTGTCCGTGTAGCGGAAGAAGATGCCTGCGATTTGATCGTGATGCCCACGCATGGTCGTAGCGGATTTTCGCGGCTCCTCATGGGTAGTGTGGCGGAAGCGGTAGTGCGACTAGCCAAGTGCCCCGTCCTCACCATTAAGACACCAGTGACACAAACCGTCAAAGAGAATGCCCCTGCATCTCCGCCCCTCACGAATCCTCAACCCAGCACAATCTAA
- a CDS encoding transglutaminase family protein, producing MNDREPYLKQSRVIDVDHPDIVQLARSLQVAGDEVATSRRCFEWVRDEIRHSRDFQANPATCRASQVLQHRTGYCYAKSHLLVALLRACGIPAGFCYQRLSVNDHGGPYCLHGYAAIWLEAFGWYRVDPRGNKPGVEAQFDPPVERLAFPLQSREEYDFENIFAEPLESVLSALQSSSTWQEVLDALPDVKPEQFDQLGLKIRRQGPQATACNLL from the coding sequence ATGAATGACCGCGAGCCCTATCTGAAGCAATCGCGGGTGATCGACGTGGATCACCCGGATATCGTGCAACTTGCTCGCTCGCTGCAGGTTGCTGGCGACGAAGTTGCAACTTCTCGGCGCTGCTTCGAGTGGGTGCGCGATGAAATTCGCCACAGCCGCGATTTCCAGGCCAATCCAGCGACTTGCCGCGCATCGCAGGTTCTTCAGCATCGCACCGGCTATTGCTACGCCAAGAGCCACTTGCTCGTCGCGCTGCTGCGTGCTTGCGGCATTCCCGCTGGCTTTTGCTACCAGCGTCTCAGCGTGAACGACCACGGCGGACCCTATTGCCTGCACGGCTATGCGGCGATCTGGCTCGAGGCTTTCGGCTGGTATCGGGTCGATCCTCGGGGGAATAAGCCGGGGGTCGAGGCCCAGTTCGATCCACCAGTTGAGAGACTCGCTTTTCCGCTCCAAAGCCGCGAAGAATACGACTTCGAGAACATCTTCGCCGAACCGCTCGAGTCCGTTCTCTCGGCTCTTCAGTCGTCGAGCACTTGGCAAGAGGTGCTCGATGCTTTGCCCGACGTTAAGCCCGAGCAATTCGATCAGCTGGGGCTAAAAATTCGGCGGCAAGGTCCACAAGCTACAGCGTGTAACTTGCTCTAA
- a CDS encoding sigma-54 dependent transcriptional regulator: MADYTHIDLLVVDDDQEFRETVVKRLSRSGFRLQDAPTAEAALELAERRDFDVAVFDMQMPGMSGLDLLAAFKTKHPDCEVILLTGQGSIESAVEAMRMGAFDYLTKPFPLRDLEVRIEKAYDRHLLRKENQQLKTILARSAPGSTMIGKSVAMQELQRLIQRAGPSEKAILIQGESGTGKELVARALHAASSRADRPMVVINCAALPEPLLESELFGHEKGAFTGAVAAKPGLFEVADGSTLFIDEIGEMPGSLQAKLLRVLEDGSLRRIGSLQERRVNVRILAATNRSMQDEVTAGNFREDLYYRINVMSLELPPLRSRTADIPLLVEHFLGKDWRIEPTALSALEQYAWPGNVRQLINAIERAKIMADGRTIRANDLPTEVLHALPQIELPPSLDDIDDLSAIQRQKIVEVLKREKGNKSRAARMLGIDRRKLYRLLEKFTIETGETQLGRPPVEKHNGAASLAPSGGGEVPAVQASSNC; the protein is encoded by the coding sequence ATGGCTGACTACACCCATATCGATCTGCTTGTGGTGGACGACGACCAAGAGTTTCGCGAAACGGTCGTCAAGCGACTCTCGCGGAGTGGCTTTCGTCTTCAAGACGCACCGACCGCCGAAGCGGCTCTCGAACTCGCAGAGCGACGTGATTTCGACGTCGCTGTGTTCGACATGCAAATGCCTGGCATGTCGGGACTCGATCTGCTCGCCGCGTTCAAGACCAAGCATCCCGATTGCGAAGTGATTTTGCTGACCGGACAGGGCTCGATCGAGTCGGCTGTCGAAGCGATGCGCATGGGAGCTTTCGATTATCTAACGAAGCCCTTTCCGCTCCGTGATCTCGAAGTGCGGATCGAAAAGGCCTATGACCGCCATCTGCTTCGCAAAGAGAATCAGCAGCTGAAAACGATTCTCGCTCGTTCGGCCCCGGGCTCGACGATGATTGGCAAATCGGTCGCGATGCAAGAGTTGCAGCGTCTGATTCAGCGTGCCGGTCCCAGCGAAAAAGCAATTTTGATTCAAGGGGAAAGCGGCACGGGTAAAGAGCTCGTCGCTCGCGCGCTGCATGCGGCCAGTTCACGCGCCGATCGTCCGATGGTGGTGATCAACTGCGCTGCTCTTCCCGAACCGCTGCTCGAGAGCGAACTGTTTGGCCACGAAAAAGGGGCTTTCACCGGCGCTGTTGCCGCTAAGCCGGGGCTCTTTGAAGTGGCTGATGGCAGCACGCTGTTCATCGACGAAATCGGCGAAATGCCTGGCAGCTTGCAGGCCAAACTATTGCGAGTGCTAGAAGACGGATCGCTCCGTCGCATCGGCTCGCTGCAAGAGCGACGCGTGAATGTGCGGATCCTCGCTGCCACCAATCGCAGCATGCAGGATGAAGTGACCGCCGGCAATTTCCGCGAAGATCTCTACTACCGCATCAACGTGATGTCGCTCGAGTTGCCGCCGCTGCGGAGCCGCACTGCCGACATTCCGCTGCTGGTCGAGCACTTCCTCGGAAAAGATTGGCGCATCGAACCCACTGCGCTTTCGGCCCTCGAGCAGTACGCTTGGCCGGGCAATGTCCGTCAGTTGATCAATGCCATCGAGCGGGCGAAAATCATGGCCGATGGGCGGACCATTCGCGCCAACGATTTGCCGACCGAAGTGCTGCACGCGCTGCCGCAAATCGAACTTCCACCTTCGCTCGACGACATCGATGATCTGTCGGCCATTCAGCGCCAAAAAATCGTGGAAGTGCTGAAGCGCGAAAAGGGAAACAAATCGCGAGCTGCTCGCATGCTCGGAATCGATCGACGCAAGCTCTATCGGCTGCTCGAAAAATTCACGATCGAAACGGGCGAAACGCAGCTGGGGCGTCCGCCCGTCGAAAAACATAACGGGGCCGCAAGCCTTGCTCCCAGTGGAGGTGGCGAGGTTCCCGCTGTCCAAGCGAGCTCGAACTGCTGA
- a CDS encoding hemerythrin domain-containing protein, producing MKDFEVCRTYLTHVTAEHKRLDKLLRQIVALMPNWEETTSGNWREPMLERVSQLRVELAHHFVQEEEGGCMEEAIAQNPLVGRDADRALHEHPGLLRQLDGIIAKLADERAATPEAARQIGQEFRQFAADLHQHEQAERAVLESGFGVSFEAYLDSPTL from the coding sequence ATGAAAGATTTTGAAGTTTGCCGCACCTATCTCACCCATGTGACGGCCGAGCACAAGCGGCTCGATAAGTTGCTCCGCCAAATTGTGGCACTGATGCCCAACTGGGAAGAGACCACCTCGGGCAACTGGCGCGAGCCGATGCTCGAGCGTGTTTCGCAGCTGAGGGTGGAACTGGCCCATCACTTTGTCCAGGAAGAAGAGGGGGGATGCATGGAGGAAGCGATTGCGCAGAATCCGCTGGTTGGGCGGGATGCTGATCGCGCACTTCACGAACATCCTGGCCTTCTAAGGCAACTCGATGGTATCATTGCGAAACTAGCCGACGAGCGCGCTGCCACACCTGAGGCGGCTCGACAAATCGGGCAAGAGTTTCGACAATTTGCAGCCGATCTCCATCAGCATGAGCAAGCCGAACGTGCTGTTCTCGAGAGCGGTTTCGGGGTAAGTTTTGAGGCTTACCTCGATAGTCCCACGCTGTAG